catttctaaaaaaaaaaaaatgtagaccagtgttattagtgCAAGGCCGACCATCTGGTTCTGAACTACTGCTCAAATCAGTATTAGCAGGCAGGTCAAATGGCATTCAGGCCTGGGAGGTTAAAACGTCCCAAAATGTACACAAGGGGGTATAATAACTATTTAAGGAACTCAGGAAAAATCCACCtcccctcaaacacacacacacacacacacacacacacacacacacacacacacacacacacacacatcctcagtGTTGCGCGCATAAATAAATGTGTTGTCATAAATAAAGTGAAACGCTTGCATGCCTCCATGCAGCCATGCTTACTTTGTTGCTCTGTAATGGACCGTATCCCCAGAATATCTGTTACAGAGTGCGACGAAGGCCATATCCTGTGCATGGCCATGTGTCCGGGTAGGGTGGGCATGCCAGGGGGAGTGGGCACTTTGGAGCTGGGGTATGAGTACAAATGGTTGTAGGGTAACGCGGGCTGCGGCGGCGGGTGCGGCGCCTGTTTGCCCGACTCGTACTGGTTCTGCTGGGACAGATTCCCGATCTTGTTGCGCAGGATCCGACTGATGGAGCTGACGGACGGCAGGTTGAACTTGTCGCAAACCCCGTCGGCGAGTAGCCTGTCCCGGATCTCCCAGGCAAAAATCCCCGGGTCTCTCTGTTTGTATGTCCGTATGTGCTTGACCACAGTGGGCGTGGTGACGCGCGGCTTGCTGCCCCCGATGGCCCCCGGGAGGATGGAGCCGGTCTCGTTGTAACGGGCCAGGATCTTACTGACGCAGCCGTGGGAGACGCGCAGCTGCCGGCTGATGTCACAGGGTCGGATCCCGAGCTGGGCCAGTTCCACGATCCGGAGCCGGATGGCGTTAGGGAGCGGTCTGCCGTTGACGAAAACCCCGCCGAGTTGGTTCACCTCACCGAAGGCTGGCTCTGgtgtcaaaaacaaacacacaaaaaggcaGGACAATGAGACGGAGATTAGGTAACCAGTGGACGGCCTACCGCAAAAAAAGGCCTACCGCAAAAAAAGGCCCACCACAGACTGCTTCAAACTAATAATATTCTGTGATCAAACTGTACATATCCAACCATGGCAAAGAGCTCCAACTTTTAActgactttttaaaattattattattttttatccataTTCTCAGTCATTTTAGGAACTCTGTGTAAGCcaaattcaaattctttattGTCTCAGTGTAGATGCGCTGTAAAATGACAGGATTTCACCAGAGCGCGCATTCTGAAACTCACAATGTGTTTTAGTGTCAGACGCGCATCAGCCCCTTCAGTTCTTTTTCTGGAGGACATTGTGTGTGCGCTGACAGTTGGTGTTCGCTGAGGCTAAACCCCACACGCATGTCCGATAGCTGGGACTAAAACTCATCCGTAACTGACACATGGAATAACTCCCGCTGCTGTTTCCTTTCTAGTACAAACGCGGCTGGTCGGAGCCGTCCAAACAAAGTCCACTTGCACTAAACTTGTCCGCATTTTCTCACCTTGACCTTCCGCTGCTGCATCAtcctgacaaaaaataaaatcaaacaaaacaagcaaaaaaaaaaaaaaaaaacccaaacaacaacaacaacaaacgcaGATCCCACTCACTCTGAACTCACCCATCGTGTTAAAGCCACAAATGAAGAAAACGGTGTCCGGTTTCTGCCTCCTTCGTGGATCCTGCTCCGCGTCCAGCGTGGCCGGCAGTGTCCCAAAACAGTGTCCGAGAaaatcttcttcctcttcttctttgcgCGATAAGGAACAAGAGGGGACAGAATTCTCGCAGTGTTTCCTGACGGCTCTGCAGACAGACTTACATTTCAATCTGTCGGAACAGGAGGAGGCTGGACTTCCAACGCTCCTCCGCCGCTCATTGGTGCGGCTCTCCACTGGAGTTTGGAGATTTCCGAGAACTCCCTCCCCATTGGTTCAAAACTTTGACATGACAAGTCCACAGagacaccccccctccccctctctctccccttccctccctccagtcctcctcctccctccttcttgAGAGCAAAGCCGGGGATATACCACCATGAGTGTGTTTGTTATTGACACAGATAGGGTGagtagaaaaagaaagagaagaatgTTCATCAGATCTTCACGGTTTTGTCATTTGTGAAGCTGATGTGAAAAGATGGGCGGGAGAAAACACAACCGTGACAAACTgatactaaaaaaaaatgtcagaattcagAGATGAACTGGTGCGCTTAAACCCCTCGTTTAGCTTtcaatcatttcattttttagTCTTCTGTTACTAACAACCTTTGGTTCTTGAGTCCAGTGTGTTTCTCTGGGGGTAAAAGCCGTTCGGGTGTCTTTACGCATCAGCACCAGCCTTCATCTGAACCTGTTAAATGGCATCATTAAGGAAATTGGAGGAAATGAATGATTGGTTTTGTCATCGGCTGGGTGATATTTGTAAATTGTATGAAAACACTTTGCCTCATTAGCGGATCAAACTGAACTGTAGAGGCTGAAAAACACCAAAACCACATCCTTTTTGCACCAAATGAGCCATTCAAATGCAACATTTCCAACATTAAAAATACCGCTAATAAGAAGGACAGATATTATTCTTATTCCAGTTGAATAttgttttctaaaaaaaactaatttttgtCACACACCCCACATTTCGCCTTTtgttatatttcagtattttctcCACTTCAAGTTCAATTGATTTCCATTAAAATTTTGCGTCGGACAGGCCGAAAACTGCACTGCATTCACCAATTACGCACAGCATGCCTTAAGGATAAGCAGGTaattttttgttcttatttaataaaaagacaTCCTTTTTGAGTCTACGCATAATTATATTTGCGTCCCAGAGTTAGATCTAAataatgagagattttttttcTAACATTTCCTGCTTCTGCGTGTGTGGACCCGCTGAACACAAACCCCCACTTGCAAAGCAATAATAAAGATTTGTTGCTTCCCGACACGAGAAACAAACACGCCATAACTTTGCGCCTTCTTCACTCTTTCCCCATTTGAAACGCGCTTTAGGTTTCCTCGTGTCATTTTTTTAAGCCACAGCAAAACTTACAGGGATCAACGTGCATGTAAACATGAAACGACGTTGTCCACGTACAGACGCACAATTAGGAATATTGTTGAAAACTTGTGCTGACATTAAACACCGGGGCAGCTCTGAGGGGCCAAGATGTACACAGACAATCCCCCTGGGTTTGTTTCAGCACGGACCAGTCTGGGAGCTGAATATACAACAGGATGAAcgtttctttttgttcatttttgtttatttttttcccacctTTTTCAGGATAAATCTCTGAAACTGCACTAGTGCCTGTGCGCTCTCACACTGATGTCAACCATTTACACAGAGCTGCTGAAAAGGCGTAAATgggcctgttttttttgttgttgttttttttaaagaattatttAGTGTTTATACAACATTTTATTTACCTTAAGATAACTAACTTGGATGTCCAGTAAATGTAGTCTTTTTTCCCGGTCGGTTCCCAGTGCGCCACCGGCTACTTGCCCACCCTGCTCAGCTCCCAGGCCACTAATGCGTCAAAGATAATGTTGACCGTTGGGGAAAAGTGTTGGACTTGTTTGCACTGAGGTGCCTTCTGGTGGCTGAAATAACAAAAGGTCAGTCGTGTGGGAGCAAAGGTCTGCGCAAACTGCTCCATCTGCAGCTCTTTTCATTTGAACGCACACCCTGGCAGTCAGTGGGAGAAAATCCAGAGAATGATCTGAGTGTTTGTGACATGCGTTTATCTGGTTCCTGTGATGGGACGAGTTCAGCCACTGGTTCAGAGACGTTGTAGTGATTTAATAGGAATTAATTCGCAAAGCTCCtaaactatattattattattattattattattattattattattattattattattattattattatgtgcctcagttaaagtgtatttttgttgtaataataatgatggttGTGGTCATgtgctccacttttttttttggtcaaatgtcGCTGTAAAGGTAAGAAGCTGCATATGCTTATTATTATCCCGTCAAGACATGTTGGCCATGCACTGATGTAGATGTTAAACATGTGCTGCAGTGCGTTCAGTGTGGCCTACAACCAGCGTTTACACTCAAAGCCATcttaataaacatgtatttaggcgactttgtttcttttttttctttcttttcttttttaaccgGACCTTTAGTGTGTCAGTGAACGCCACAGCTCTAACAGACTGCCTTTGCACGCATGATTACCAGCCTCTACATGGCTGTCACATGCCTGTACAGCTCAAGAGGCTAAAAAATCGTCCATGTCGAATTGGGAATAGTAGGTTGTACCGCCCGTGAAGGCAACGCATCACTTGTCAGGCAAATAGTGGAAGGATGGAGCCGCGCTGTGGCCTGTGTCCAGCACAGGCCGACGCACACCAGCGCAGCCACTGGGTTCTGCTTCTGCTTAATATCAGTATTTAGTTGAATTGGGTCACTTTAGGGGATTCATAGCCTCATGTTTATGCTGCGTATTTGGAGTGATAGCTGAAGCGTGCAGGTGGATGTTTGACCCAGTAGTGTGCGTCAAAACATGTGAACGCCGCACCGTTTGGAGAATGCTTATTGGCGAGAAGGGATGAGATCCAAACAGAGAAACACAGATgagggatttttatttatttgtttatttttaattttctgttaAATCTAAGAGTTTTTCAGTCTTGAACACAAATTACCTTGTGTGTGTTCtggagtttttgttgttgtttttttttctcgttttgttatttacttatttatttatttattttagggttCTTTTGTGTGCACACTTCTGCGACACTTCATGCATCACGCGGTCTGTCTTTTTGTATCCATATGCGATGATAAAAGCACATTTAATGCTTGAAAGACATTTTCCTAAAAACATCCTATACTTCTGACACAGTCGAGTTTCTTCTACAGCTTTGTTTGAAGCGCGCACGACCCGCGAGCTGTTTATTCTTCTTTCCACGCGCGTTTTTTGACCAATCTGATATGATGAATTTATTTAGAAAATTCACAATCAAGTTCATTCTTACGAAGTACTTTTAGATGATACACCAGGCCTTTAATTATTCCAAAGTTATTCCACAGTTTTTGTCACTTGTTTACGcgttgtagttgttgttgttgttgttttaaatctcttgtgcgtaattgcgcacacttGAGCAGATCCTTCCTGCACTTGGACCTGTTTACGCAGCCTGTttgttttatgtcaaatgtttaCTTTGGGTGTAATTGTTTTCACGGTTAGAAAGTCCACATTGGCTCAAGATGATGGAAGGAGGCTGTAGCGCGGGACAGCCGTTTTCTGTCTTGTGTCTTCtctatttattgctttatttgtatatttctgtGCGTCAtaggatttatttttattttcattttattttttttaatgttttttatgttgttgttgttttgtttttgttttgtttttttgcccaaGTCGGAGAGCAAAATTATTTCAGTAGTAAGTCGTCTCCAGGTAAATAAGACAAGTTTTGCGCTCACGCGTCTTCATTCCTTCACTGATCACCATCTAGAGGCCACTTCTCTGAAATGACAGAACAAACGCACTTCCATCCATTCCCACTGCTGGAAGTCATCCTGCTCCTGTGGATTTCCCGCACCGCATGTGACGTTGTTCTCATGACGGATGACTTCATCATAATTAATTATCATTCATCTAATTTTCTCCTGGTTGCTGTTGAGCTGCAGACATACGTTTACTTTGACATCCACACTGAGCAACAACCACTCCCACCTTGTCTCACTAAAccacaatttgtttttaatttccaCATCTTCAGCAAGTGAAGACATGAGGGCTGTTTTGTTTTCTCTGCAGTTGTTGTCACCACAGCAAATACCTGCAAAGAAAATACTCATTTTCTTTcggtctgctttttttttttttttttttttttttttttttttttaaaccaaaatcTGCACCTTGTGGAGTTCGATTAAACACGGTAATGTGATGCTGCGGTGTTAACACAACCACTAATGGTTTACTGTAGGTTTCATTCAAACACCTAAAATCATCATCTGCAGGACTGAGTCGGTTTCCAGCCTCGTcctctttttgtatttttacataatttgtgttaaccctttcatgcatgaagtatgagacccttaatcaagatttttttttccctgagtgtttttattcctctttaggcatgaaacaaaCATGCCcacagaaaattttcttctgaacctatttttcacagagccgcaaaaatgtccactcagctggacaccatgcgtttaattttcgaagcaaataaacatgtatttactgatatgctgtgtgaaaactatgacataaaaacatttttaatgtaaaattattATAGAttattcatttctcagacaggggtaggtGTTTGTTTACTCTCTtcactagtttgtctgataaatgaattacctacaataattatatgtggaagacagtctGAACCTTTAGCAgatatttttaatgctactaatctaatgttttgtcacattttaacactgtaataccagtcattactcaattcatggagatataatgcaaaaaaaaccccaacaacttttgtttaaaaaaaaaaaaaaaaaacctgttaattacagactaataacaaataaaagcacttgatttacacttaaacatgttcctctagatcaggtttatgaagaacagcaaagttacagtaatggtctgaatgtcagtgtattattatgggatggtgcataagtgtccactgtgttggctgatatggaactaaaacaacaaaccccatgaatatacaagagaacagctggagaagaactgaccactggagtgaccactgtgcatgaaagggttaattgtacaTACATTTATTTTCCCGTAAAATAATCCAGTTATCATGAGGGTTTTAGATTTTATACCCGTGACTAACCCCTTTAACTACattgttgcccatgaagttggattaaAATCGTTTTCGCTCTTCTCTTGAAGTGGCTGTGACAGTGTGAGTtattattcttgatagataaagtgtagctgggactcaatatgtaatcattacaccggGTCGAAGGTGATTAAGGATATGTATAAATAGGGATAAAAAGAGtttgaatgtgtctgaaaacaaaatgattccagcTTTATTGGTAACAGTGTACATCGTTAAAATAAACGCAAAAATACGGCAGAAATCGAAAAATGAAATATTGAAGTTTTACAAATCGTTGTGAAATCTGAAAACGACGTTGGCAAAGTGGAGATAGAGTGGACCAAATCAGCAGAGGAATTATTTAAGGATTAATCATCATCATATTTTGTTCAAACATTCGGCTTGTTAGTGCGTTCTGATGATAATGGTGCAGGTTCAGAACATGAAACATCAAATGAGGAGAAGGATTTAATTTTGTACCATAAACTCTCATTTTCTAATAGATTTGATCAATAAGGCCTTCTGCCTGCTGCTCTACTCCTTAAAGCATCCCAAAAATCCTGAAATGAGCTTTCAAAGCTCAGAGGGTTAGAGCACATTTTcaataataaaaagtaaatttcaTGCATGTTCAGAGATGTTGCAGTGACACgaaagaggacagaggagggAGGCAAACTGTCTGTTTGGAGAAAGAAGGTGTTGATCTGCAGGAGATGAACAAAGAATTACACGCAGTAAAGAATGATTTAAAGCCTATTCTGTTTGTATTAAATTTAAACGGTTACCTGGTGTTTTTCGTGACATAAATAACTCATCCGAGAATGGCACAACATGGTGTTTGAAAACCAGCAAAATGCAGGAAATGAAGTGTTTTATGTTTAAAAATGACTGAGAGGAGGAACCTCAGACACGGACTGAACCTGATCTGTAATGTTCAACcgaaacacacactcacatctgCACACAGGGTAATAttttcatatcatcatcatcatcatcatcatcatcatcatcatcatcatcatcatcatgagtaTTAATGTGAACTCCGTAGCGATCAATGACCCGGTGTATCAGAAAATGCATACATGAGCTACCAATACAAAtaataccattattattattattattattattattattattattattattattattattattattatcgttgttgtaaaatgtgtttaattcGGGGCTTTCAGTCAATGGACATGAACTTGAAACGCAGACGTACAGATTTCCGATTATACCTCCCAtttattatttagaaaaaattatGCATTCTTCCCTCTTTTGAGCTCTTCTGAATTTCGTGCTTCCTCTTAAATAAATTCACCCAAAATAGTAAGAGAAGGCGCAAGTTCATGcgtcaaaaatcaccaaaatgcAGAAAATGAAGTGTGTAAGTGTGTAAGTGTCAGTGGTGTGTTGTCCTCCCCCAGCCTCATGCATCTGCAGCTGACAGTTCCAGGAGTCCAGTTCCAAGCCCAACTGGACCCGGACTGAGACGCTTTGCCTCTAATCCGTTTACAGATCCCACAGTCGTGCTGGTGCAAAGGCAGCTCTGGGTCTGTTTGCGGCTCCGCATGGGTGCGCAGCCGCTCTCTGCTGCTGCGGCTGCGGCTGCTCACATTCTCCGAGGAGAAAGTCAGCTCCAGAGTGGTGAAGAAATGGGTTTACTGTTCCCAGTAAGTTTCAGATCCAGCGGGGAAATCCAACTCACCACTAATAGGTTCTTATGGTTCTGATTTCTTGTTTCACAGTGGGGTTTGTGGAGGTCTGTCATCTCAGGCGAactgtcccccccacccccaccccaggagaaaatataaataaataacgactaaaatttacttagggggtcaaatgagtggccatttttgtctacaacaacaaaaaaagttgttagaaatgcatagaactgtgttgaaataatgctaatccatttgtgcacagactactgatattatctgacagtggaagctctactgtcacactgtaaaaaaaatcctgttgtttttacagaaaaaaactggcagctgtggtttccagaacaatactgtaaaaaacacatccaactgtaaacatatttacagagtaacatgtagattgaacattttaaacatgtagatttaacagtttaaatgtgtggatttaatattttaaacatgtagatttaacagtttaaacatgtagatttaacagtggatttaaatggtaaatgttctgcacttctttagctcattttctcctccttcatggtgtccacagctctttccaaatccaccaggtccaactgggaccagtttagggttcagtgtcttccatggacacttggacatatggacagtcagagccaggattggaaccaccaaccctttggttattggacgagccgctctaccaactctaccaacccattcatttacacatttaaaatggtacattggtaaatgtttactttttaaaacttttttattaaaaaaaaaaaaaaaagtaaatacgccattatttcaacaataaaacaatagaaatccatcatttctacatccaaatctggttttgttcacatactcttcctgtaaaaactacagctatatttgatttaattaacacaaaaatcttttcaaataaacaactttgcattgtattgtcacttacagttttttatgttgcaatttgacaactttttggtgtcaattctacagtcattttttacagtgcagaaatattggatttggaatagcacgtgtatgtgaaaacttttgctggtggacggacgtgacattacccatgatgctctggtcagtcccagtactttattaggaataaacttctagacttcctattgctaattgtgctcttcttcataaatgttggtattgtggatctaaaacaatcccagctgacacaaaaacactaaatgtgtcagtggacggatgtgacatggttgttgtggatcccatcatactgatgctctgcagccatgtcagcgtttacactaatgatccctgtgcaaaaactaggagcactattatttattggatagtttagcatcagactaaagaggaaagaacaatatagaattgttctttctgtataaaaatgcttcttattacaaaagtgttgatgtaaacagtgctgtgtgccattcttcatgtatgtattggtggaacagaagcaggatggatcagcaccatactccagattgaacctgtacaaataaaacatgtgatatggaggagagaatctgggaagaaaaactggggaatccaaaagaagagaagatttgtttttcagctcaattcagttcaaatagaacttgtccatttgtgacatgaaaatatagcattaattgtgctgaaatggttcatttttgagctgaaaacatagttcatatgagcatcaacatgttgaacagaactgaaatcctgtccatttgaacaactgtcatttaccaacacaaagttcctttggattcactgagactgatttaatatgaacacagacacaaagaagacctgtaagtaaattttagccaataaataaataaataaatagacaggCATCCTCAGTCAGATACACTCATGTAGTGGAGTCAGGACAGTGTGTTAAGAATCCAGGCCCAGTGAGTATTTTGTCACATAAAAACGCCACTAATCCTGTCCCAGATAGTAAATCTTTTgtcagtattatggcatacatttggcatttttgtctttcttttggcaTTCTGAAAACCTTTAGTCTTAGCTGTGGTCTGACTAAGGTTCTCCATAACAGatgtggaggcaccagcagtatatgtctgagttctggcatatgtctgcagaaccaaaagactgggcacagAGCGGGagcaagtatagggatggtatggcatgtttatggcaagacagAAGACTGACTGAAGAGCGGCAACATCTGATTCCAtagatggatgtgttttggttgtgttttggcatatttctgtaaaaccaaaacactgcgcaaagagcgggaattccaacccagaagaaaacccacttcattttaaaaacatgATCGACACAAATTTGGGATGAATTTTTTCCTCCTTTAGGCCTCTGTTTGGGTCAGTTTttctactttttggctggattctggggatttggggcttttctgggacaattatggctgtattttggaagtccgcagttagttttgggtgaattttggcttccttctggtttgattttggcttgcctattttgggccatttagggcccatacatccgcccaaaACTTTgcccaaatggcatgccagttttgggccagatttaagccataatgattttgctatctggggtgcactgtaaaaaaaatcctgttgtttatatggaaaaaactggcagctgtggtttccagaacaattctgtaaaaaacaaatccaactgtaaacatatttacagagtaacatgtagatgtaacagtttaaacatgtagatttaatattttaaacatgtagatttaactggtaaatgttctgcacttctttagctcattttctcctccttcatggtgtccacagctctttccaaatccaccaggtccaactgggaccagtttagggttcagtgtcttccatggacacttggacatatggacagtcagagccaggattggaaccaccaaccctttggttattggacgagccgctctaccaactctac
This portion of the Sphaeramia orbicularis chromosome 22, fSphaOr1.1, whole genome shotgun sequence genome encodes:
- the pax9 gene encoding paired box protein Pax-9 isoform X2, with amino-acid sequence MEPAFGEVNQLGGVFVNGRPLPNAIRLRIVELAQLGIRPCDISRQLRVSHGCVSKILARYNETGSILPGAIGGSKPRVTTPTVVKHIRTYKQRDPGIFAWEIRDRLLADGVCDKFNLPSVSSISRILRNKIGNLSQQNQYESGKQAPHPPPQPALPYNHLYSYPSSKVPTPPGMPTLPGHMAMHRIWPSSHSVTDILGIRSITEQQNAEWLAHSEQLCHSTQHPSLPPSHPSVTLHGVQRHHVGLCDRSHMAAGQWQCSISPQL
- the pax9 gene encoding paired box protein Pax-9 isoform X1; the encoded protein is MEPAFGEVNQLGGVFVNGRPLPNAIRLRIVELAQLGIRPCDISRQLRVSHGCVSKILARYNETGSILPGAIGGSKPRVTTPTVVKHIRTYKQRDPGIFAWEIRDRLLADGVCDKFNLPSVSSISRILRNKIGNLSQQNQYESGKQAPHPPPQPALPYNHLYSYPSSKVPTPPGMPTLPGHMAMHRIWPSSHSVTDILGIRSITEQQISDSPSFSSAKLEEWSAINRTNFPPASSSLVNGLDKPHLEPEAKYTQTPNGLPTVNSYVTAPSIPPYHPPTQVSPYMGYSATTSAYVTGATWQPASGSALSPHSCDIAAPLAFKSMTANRDAIHPVTASAL